The nucleotide window TCCGGCCAGACGTGCAGCGCCTGGACCCGGATGCTCGTCGACGGCGAGCGGTACGAGGAGGCCGTCGCCCTCGCGGCGGCGGCGGTCGCCAAGTACGTCCCCGGTGAGCGGGTCGGCCCCCTCGTCAACGCCAAGCAGCAGGCCCGGGTGCTGGGTTACATCGAGAAGGGCATCGAGGAGGGCGCCAGGCTCGTCGCCGGCGGCCCCGAGGCGCCGCGCGCGACGGGCTACTACGTCAGCCCCACCGTGTTCGCCGATGTCACCACCGGGATGACCATTGCCCAGGAGGAGATCTTCGGCCCGGTCCTCTCGATCCTCAGGTACGAGGACGTCGACGACGCCCTCCGTATCGCCAACGACACCGTGTACGGGCTGGCAGGAGCCGTCTGGGCCGCCGACGACGCCGAGGCCGTGGCCTTCGCCCGCCGGATGGACACCGGGCAGGTCGACATCAACGGCGGCCGGTTCAACCCGCTGGCCCCGTTCGGCGGCTACAAGCAGTCCGGCGTCGGCCGCGAACTGGGCCCGCACGGCCTCGCCGAGTACCTCCAGACCAAGTCCCTGCAGTTCTGAGCGACTCTTCCACCCCCTTTGCACCCTCCGATCACCGAGGAGCCCGTTCGTGGTCCGCGCCGCTGTACTGCCCGCCGTCGGAGCTCCGCTGGAGATCACCGACATCGAACTCCCGGAGCCCGGCCCCGGCCAGGTGCGGGTACGCCTCGCCGCCGCGGGGGTCTGCCACTCCGACCTGTCCCTCACCAACGGCACGATGCGGCTCCCGGTCCCCGCCGTCCTCGGCCATGAGGGCGCCGGAACGGTCGTCGCCGTCGGCGAGGACGTCACGCATGTCGCACCCGGCGACGGCGTCGTCCTCAACTGGGCTCCCTCCTGCGGAAACTGCCACCCCTGCGGGCTCGGCGAGGTCTGGCTCTGCGCGAACGCGCTGAAGGGCGCGGCGAACATCCACGCCCGCACCGCCGACGGCACCGAACTCCACCCGGGCCTCAACGTGGCGGCCTTCGCCCAGGAGACGGTCGTCGCGGCGAACTGTGTGCTGCCCTCCCCGGCCGGTATCCCGCTCACCGACGCCGCCCTGCTGGGCTGCGCGGTCCTCACCGGCTACGGGGCCGTCCACCACTCCGCCCGGGTCCGGGCGGGCGAGAGCGTCGTCGTGTACGGGATCGGCGGCGTCGGTCTCGCCGTGCTCCAGGCCGCCCGGATCGCCGGTGCGTCGAAGATCATCGCCGTCGACGTCTCGCCGGAGAAGGAGGACCTGGCCCGCCGGGCCGGAGCGACGGACTACGTCGTCGCGCACGAGCGGACGGCGAAGGACGTCCGCGGCCTGACCGGCGGGCAGGGCGCGGACGTGGCGGTGGAGTGCGTCGGCCGCCCGGCCACCATCCGTGCCGCCTGGGACTCCACGCGCCGCGGCGGCCGCACCACGGTCGTCGGCATCGGCGGCAAGGACCAGGAGGTGACCTTCAACGCCCTGGAGATCTTCCACTGGGGCCGGTCGCTGACCGGCTGCGTGTACGGGAACAGCGACCCGGAGCGTGATCTGCCCGTCCTGGCCGAGCACATCCGGGCGGGCCGTTTCGACCTCTCGATGATGGTCACCGAACGGATCGCCCTGGAAGGCATCCCGGCGGCCTTCGACAACATGATCGCGGGCAAGGGTGGCCGGGCCCTCGTCGTCTTCTAGCCGCGCCGCACGGGGCTCAGTTCCCTTCCCGTACCGCGGCCAGTCCGGGAGTGAGCAGCCGGGCGTCCATCTCGCCCTGCTCGAAGAGCCGGGACGCCGGACCCACGATCAGTGGGTCCGGCGTCCCGATCGCCGACTCGTCCTTGCCGGGGTAGTCGA belongs to Streptomyces finlayi and includes:
- a CDS encoding Zn-dependent alcohol dehydrogenase; the protein is MVRAAVLPAVGAPLEITDIELPEPGPGQVRVRLAAAGVCHSDLSLTNGTMRLPVPAVLGHEGAGTVVAVGEDVTHVAPGDGVVLNWAPSCGNCHPCGLGEVWLCANALKGAANIHARTADGTELHPGLNVAAFAQETVVAANCVLPSPAGIPLTDAALLGCAVLTGYGAVHHSARVRAGESVVVYGIGGVGLAVLQAARIAGASKIIAVDVSPEKEDLARRAGATDYVVAHERTAKDVRGLTGGQGADVAVECVGRPATIRAAWDSTRRGGRTTVVGIGGKDQEVTFNALEIFHWGRSLTGCVYGNSDPERDLPVLAEHIRAGRFDLSMMVTERIALEGIPAAFDNMIAGKGGRALVVF